A stretch of the Medicago truncatula cultivar Jemalong A17 chromosome 5, MtrunA17r5.0-ANR, whole genome shotgun sequence genome encodes the following:
- the LOC11410582 gene encoding E3 ubiquitin-protein ligase SHPRH isoform X1, which yields MGRRKSKPHRSGGIIVETNASAETELEVGGKENNDFGDIYKPYFVEVDRSGWLSDEHLDISEIVLRDLNIGEGFYGFELSEDFYQDPQFSLRFRLCNIGSDLGRIKLGHWPVLPYTDIHLEFVKRASVDDTETCTVLLSGIFDGPDESVSGLVHLASMKFVTLRAVLGIKLSDDIPSLRMRVEVLKSAFDACESLIEGSRKPWKKSMMNVMSWLRPEIMTSEVKYGFSSYMEMEVDLQTDMADDGGYAGKCSRFDPAGFYEAIKPSKTEPMLEDDIPELLPELRPYQRRAALWMVKREKAMEDQAEIERNQFHSPLCVPVDFLDTRSKMFFNPFSGNISLCPETSSPYVFGGILADEMGLGKTVELLALIFAHRRSADESDTLIDSVPQVKGDEKVVLKRLRRERVECICGAVSESLKYEGLWVQCDICDAWQHGDCVGYSTKGKSLKSKQGLESKTSKTTIAVTNGEYVCQMCSELIQATESPIASGATLIVCPAPILPQWHDEIIRHTRPGALKTCIYEGVRDTSFSNSSLMDIGDLASADIVLTTYDVLKDDLFHDSDRHIGDRHLLRFQKRYPVIPTLLTRIYWWRICLDEAQMVESTVVTAATEMALRLHCKHRWCITGTPIQRKFDDLYGLLRFTKTGPFNIYRWWSEVIRDPYEKGDMGATEFTHRVFKQIMWRSSKQHVADELELPSQEECLSWLTLSPVEEHFYKRQHEACVRDSHEVIESLRNDILNRKVPDSVSSSGSSDPLITQAEAGKLLNALLKLRQACCHPQVGSSGLRSLQQSPMTMEEVLTVLISKTKIEGEEALRRLVIALNALAAIVTIQNDFSQAASLYNESLTLVEEHSEDFRLDPLLNIHIHHNLAEIFPLAENFALNLPSKGKQFSGTSAVNTTKKHYIVKVDNDQVKRHKISNCGDTSLTGAASDPSNVASSSSSENGLNDRESDDLSASSVKYLKAQCEDSKHKYLSVFSSKLVAAQQEFQSSYMQVCNAYHDTSTNQNTLWWLEALHHAEKDKDFSTELIRKIEESISGNSNNSKSSRLAARFRSISSLTYEIQTGLDQLVASRKVVLDRLLEIDQTMENPKDEDIERVGKCRNCQPNCDGPPCVLCELDELFQHYEARLFVLKNERGDIISSAEEAVDFQKKSFARNHFLSNLSQSNQSSSVSDIDNEESRKRNVGQKVVTSRSASILEVLLGVIKNYCKTRFGKDSASAATKHLHILEGMRKEFVYARSLASAQAQYLRAHDEIKMAVSRLHLRENEDDKSLDALGENELYAASSNFSQEKFMSLALLSQIKGKLRYLKGLVQSKQKLPSESPDNSSCTQDTNSMSNSTEEKGELIPKTYEESCPICQEKLGHKRMVFQCGHVTCCKCLVAMTEKRLKHSKTHTWVMCPTCRQHTDYRNIAYAVDAQKESPNSSMLHTIDNCEKHEASITVEGSYGTKESPNSSMLHTTDNCEKHEASITVEGSYGTKIEAVTRRILWIKATNHNSKVLVFSSWNDVLDVLEHAFATNNITFVRMKGGRKAHTAISQFRGIQNGTKGCEGEEPISIQVLLLLIQHGANGLNLLEAQHVVLVEPLLNPAAEAQAISRVHRIGQKQKTLIHRFLVKDTVEESIYKLNRSRSNHLFISGNTKNQDQPVLTLKDVESLLARAPITAPEIDENPNNTNTNLRDLPPSLAAAIAAERRYNEHRT from the exons ATGGGTAGGCGAAAAAGTAAACCTCATCGATCAGGTGGGATAATAGTAGAAACAAATGCTAGTGCTGAAACAGAATTAGAAGTTggaggaaaagaaaataatgattttGGTGATATTTATAAACCTTATTTTGTTGAGGTTGACCGGTCTGGTTGGTTGTCCGATGAACACCTTGATATTTCTGAAATTGTTCTTAGGGATTTAAATATAGGAGAAGGCTTTTATGGATTTGAATTGTCTGAGGATTTTTATCAGGATCCCCAATTCTCGTTAAGATTTCGGTTGTGCAATATCGGCAGTGATCTTGGTCGAATCAAACTTGGCCATTGGCCAGTGTTACCTTACACTGATATTCATCTAGAGTTTGTTAAAAGAGCTTCGGTTGACGATACCGAAACATGCACGGTGTTACTATCAGGTATTTTTGATGGACCTGATGAAAGTGTTTCTGGTCTTGTTCATTTGGCGAGTATGAAATTTGTTACATTGAGGGCAGTTCTTGGGATTAAGCTTTCGGACGACATTCCTTCCCTTAGGATGAGGGTTGAGGTACTAAAGAGTGCCTTCGATGCATGCGAGTCACTTATTGAGGGTTCTAGAAAACCATGGAAAAAGAGTATGATGAATGTTATGTCTTGGTTACGACCAGAAATAATGACTTCAGAAGTTAAGTATGGGTTTAGTAGCTATATGGAAATGGAAGTTGATTTGCAGACAGACATGGCAGACGACGGTGGCTATGCAGGGAAATGCTCGAGGTTCGATCCTGCTGGTTTTTATGAAGCCATCAAGCCTTCAAA AACAGAGCCAATGCTTGAAGATGACATACCAGAGTTACTTCCTGAACTGAGGCCATATCAACGGCGTGCAGCTTTGTGGATGGTAAAACGAGAAAAAGCAATGGAAGATCAGGCTGAAATAGAAAGAAATCAGTTTCATTCTCCATTATGTGTGCCAGTGGATTTTCTGGACACAAGGTCTAAAATGTTTTTCAACCCTTTCAG TGGAAATATTTCCTTGTGTCCAGAGACTTCGTCACCTTATGTATTTGGAGGCATTCTTGCTG ATGAGATGGGATTGGGAAAAACTGTAGAATTGCTTGCTCTCATCTTTGCTCACCGGAGATCAGCAGATGAAAGTGACACACTAATTGATTCAGTGCCCCAAGTCAAGGGCGACGAAAAAGTCgttttgaaaagactcagaagAGAGCGTGTGGAGTGCATATGTGGAGCTGTGAGCGAAAGTCTCAAATATGAAGGACTATGGGTTCAGTGTGACATTTGTGATGCTTGGCAACATGGAGATTGTGTTGGTTATTCAACTAAAGGAAAATCACTGAAATCAAAACAAGGATTGGAAAGCAAGACATCTAAAACCACCATAGCTGTGACAAATGGGGAATATGTATGTCAGATGTGCTCTGAACTAATACAAGCTACTGAATCTCCTATTGCTTCTGGTGCCACTCTCATTGTCTGCCCAGCTCCTATTTTACCCCAGTGGCATGACGAAATTATACG TCATACACGCCCAGGAGCCTTGAAAACTTGTATTTATGAAGGTGTGCGTGACACATCTTTCTCCAATTCCTCTCTGATGGATATCGGTGATCTTGCCAGTGCGGACATTGTATTAACTACATATGATGTGCTTAAAGATGATTTGTTCCATGATTCTGATAGACATATAGGCGATCGACACCTTTTGAGATTTCAGAAAAG GTACCCAGTTATCCCAACTCTTCTTACCAGAATATACTGGTGGAGGATTTGTTTGGATGAGGCTCAAATGGTGGAGAGTACTGTTGTTACCGCTGCTACTGAAATGGCTCTAAGACTCCATTGCAAGCATCGTTGGTGCATTACAGGGACCCCGATTCAGCGAAAGTTTGATGACTTATATGGACTTTTAAGGTTCACCAAAACCGGTCCTTTCAATATATACAGATGGTGGAGTGAAGTTATTCGAGATCCTTATGAG AAAGGAGATATGGGAGCTACGGAATTTACACacagagttttcaaacaaatcatgtgGCGTTCTTCTAAACAACATGTTGCAGATGAACTGGAATTGCCCTCCCAAGAGGAGTGCCTCTCTTGGCTTACACTATCACCAGTAGAAGAACACTTTTACAAGAGGCAACATGAAGCTTGTGTTAGAGACTCCCATGAAGTTATTGAAagtttgagaaatgatattctTAATAGAAAAGTCCCAG ATTCTGTCTCTTCGAGTGGTTCCTCCGATCCATTAATCACTCAAGCGGAGGCAGGGAAGCTATTGAATGCTTTGCTAAAGCTTCGTCAGGCTTGTTGTCACCCCCAGGTTGGAAGTTCTGGATTGCGTTCCCTGCAGCAGTCACCTATGACAATGGAGGAAGTACTAACG GTCCTTATAAGCAAGACCAAGATAGAAGGTGAGGAGGCTCTCAGGAGGTTAGTTATTGCTCTGAATGCGCTTGCAGCAATAGTAACAATACAAAACGATTTTTCTCAAGCTGCTTCGCTGTACAATGAATCTCTTACTTTAGTTGAAGAGCATTCTGAAGATTTTCGTCTGGATCCGTTGTTAAATATCCACATTCATCACAATCTTGCCGAAATATTCCCTCTGGCTGAAAATTTTGCTTTGAACTTGCCATCCAAAGGAAAACAATTCTCTGGGACTTCCGCAGTTAATACAACCAAAAAGCATTATATTGTAAAGGTTGATAATGATCAAGTGAAGAGGCATAAAATCAGTAACTGCGGTGACACAAGTTTAACTGGGGCTGCTTCAGATCCATCAAATGTTGCATCTAGTAGTAGTTCAGAAAATGGATTAAATGATAGGGAATCTGATGATTTGTCGGCCAGTTCTGTCAAATATCTGAAAGCACAATGTGAAGATTCAAAACATAAATACTTATCTGTGTTCAGTTCAAAGCTAGTTGCAGCTCAGCAGGAGTTTCAAAGCTCTTACATGCAG GTTTGTAATGCTTATCACGACACCAGTACAAATCAAAATACATTATGGTGGTTAGAAGCACTTCACCACGCTGAGAAAGATAAGGATTTCTCAACTGAGTTGATTAGAAAGATTGAAGAATCCATCTCAGGAAATTCAAACAATTCAAAATCGTCAAGATTAGCTGCTCG TTTTCGGAGCATAAGCTCTCTGACGTATGAAATTCAAACCGGATTGGATCAGTTAGTAGCCTCAAGGAAAGTGGTATTAGATCGTCTGTTAGAAATTGACCAGACCATGGAAAACCCAAAAGATGAAGATATTGAGCGCGTTGGTAAATGTCGAAATTGTCAACCTAATTGTGATGGCCCCCCATGCGTTCTGTGTGAACTAGATGAATTGTTTCAG CACTACGAAGCTAGACTCTTTGTTCTCAAGAACGAACGTGGAGATATAATTTCATCTGCTGAGGAGGCAGtagattttcaaaagaaaagttTTGCTCGGAATCATTTCCTCTCAAACCTATCACAATCTAATCAAAGTTCATCAGTATCTGATATTGATAATGAAGAGTCCAGAAAAAGGAATGTTGGGCAGAAAGTTGTG ACTTCAAGATCGGCATCTATCCTGGAGGTTCTTCTTGGAGTTATAAAGAACTATTGCAAGACTCGGTTTGGAAAGGACAGTGCCTCAGCAGCGACCAAACATTTACATATTCTTGAG GGAATGCGAAAGGAGTTTGTCTATGCAAGATCTTTGGCATCAGCTCAAGCTCAATATCTGCGTGCTCATGATGAAATCAAGATGGCGGTTTCTCGTTTACACCTAAGGGAAAATGAAGATGATAAATCTCTTGATGCTTTAGGtgaaaatgaattatatgcGGCTAGCTCAAACTTTTCCCAGGAGAAGTTTATGTCGTTGGCCTTGTTGTCACAGATAAAAGGAAAGCTACGCTACCTAAAG GGTTTGGTTCAATCTAAGCAAAAACTGCCATCGGAAAGTCCAGATAACTCTTCATGCACTCAAGATACAAATTCCATGTCAAACTCTACGGAAGAGAAGGGTGAACTCATACCTAAAACTTATGAGGAATCATGCCCAATTTGTCAAGAAAAGCTAGGCCATAAGAGAATGGTGTTTCAATGTGGGCATGTTACTTGCTGTAAAT GTTTAGTTGCTATGACTGAGAAAAGACTTAAACATAGCAAGACTCATACTTGGGTGATGTGCCCTACATGTCGACAGCATACTGATTATAGAAACATTGCCTATGCTGTTGATGCACAAAAGGAATCTCCCAATTCGTCAATGCTACATACAATTGACAATTGTGAAAAACACGAAGCATCCATTACTGTTGAAGGCTCATATGGAACCAAG GAATCTCCCAATTCGTCAATGCTGCATACAACTGACAACTGTGAAAAACACGAAGCATCCATTACTGTTGAAGGCTCATATGGAACCAAG ATTGAAGCAGTCACAAGAAGAATCTTGTGGATAAAGGCTACAAATCATAACTCAAAAGTTCTTGTATTTTCAAGTTGGAATGATGTACTTGATGTATTGGAACATGCCTTTGCCACCAACAACATCACTTTCGTCCGGATGAAGGGAGGCAG GAAAGCACACACTGCCATAAGTCAATTTAGAGGAATACAGAATGGCACAAAAGGATGTGAGGGGGAAGAGCCAATATCTATTCAGGTGTTATTGCTTTTAATCCAACATGGAGCCAATGGCCTCAATCTTTTGGAAGCACAGCATGTGGTTCTTGTAGAGCCATTACTCAATCCAGCTGCTGAAGCACAAGCAATCAGCCGTGTACATCGGATTGGCCAAAAACAGAAGACCCTCATTCACCGTTTTTTA GTAAAAGACACAGTTGAAGAGAGCATATATAAATTGAACAGAAGCAGAAGCAATCATTTATTCATTAGTGGCAACACAAAAAATCAAGATCAACCTGTTTTGACCCTAAAGGATGTGGAATCCTTGTTGGCAAGAGCACCAATAACTGCGCCGGAAATCGATGAAAATCCTAATAATACAAATACAAACCTGAGAGACCTGCCACCATCACTTGCAGCGGCAATAGCGGCCGAGAGAAGATATAATGAGCATAGAACATGA
- the LOC11410582 gene encoding E3 ubiquitin-protein ligase SHPRH isoform X2 — MGRRKSKPHRSGGIIVETNASAETELEVGGKENNDFGDIYKPYFVEVDRSGWLSDEHLDISEIVLRDLNIGEGFYGFELSEDFYQDPQFSLRFRLCNIGSDLGRIKLGHWPVLPYTDIHLEFVKRASVDDTETCTVLLSGIFDGPDESVSGLVHLASMKFVTLRAVLGIKLSDDIPSLRMRVEVLKSAFDACESLIEGSRKPWKKSMMNVMSWLRPEIMTSEVKYGFSSYMEMEVDLQTDMADDGGYAGKCSRFDPAGFYEAIKPSKTEPMLEDDIPELLPELRPYQRRAALWMVKREKAMEDQAEIERNQFHSPLCVPVDFLDTRSKMFFNPFSGNISLCPETSSPYVFGGILADEMGLGKTVELLALIFAHRRSADESDTLIDSVPQVKGDEKVVLKRLRRERVECICGAVSESLKYEGLWVQCDICDAWQHGDCVGYSTKGKSLKSKQGLESKTSKTTIAVTNGEYVCQMCSELIQATESPIASGATLIVCPAPILPQWHDEIIRHTRPGALKTCIYEGVRDTSFSNSSLMDIGDLASADIVLTTYDVLKDDLFHDSDRHIGDRHLLRFQKRYPVIPTLLTRIYWWRICLDEAQMVESTVVTAATEMALRLHCKHRWCITGTPIQRKFDDLYGLLRFTKTGPFNIYRWWSEVIRDPYEKGDMGATEFTHRVFKQIMWRSSKQHVADELELPSQEECLSWLTLSPVEEHFYKRQHEACVRDSHEVIESLRNDILNRKVPDSVSSSGSSDPLITQAEAGKLLNALLKLRQACCHPQVGSSGLRSLQQSPMTMEEVLTVLISKTKIEGEEALRRLVIALNALAAIVTIQNDFSQAASLYNESLTLVEEHSEDFRLDPLLNIHIHHNLAEIFPLAENFALNLPSKGKQFSGTSAVNTTKKHYIVKVDNDQVKRHKISNCGDTSLTGAASDPSNVASSSSSENGLNDRESDDLSASSVKYLKAQCEDSKHKYLSVFSSKLVAAQQEFQSSYMQVCNAYHDTSTNQNTLWWLEALHHAEKDKDFSTELIRKIEESISGNSNNSKSSRLAARFRSISSLTYEIQTGLDQLVASRKVVLDRLLEIDQTMENPKDEDIERVGKCRNCQPNCDGPPCVLCELDELFQHYEARLFVLKNERGDIISSAEEAVDFQKKSFARNHFLSNLSQSNQSSSVSDIDNEESRKRNVGQKVVTSRSASILEVLLGVIKNYCKTRFGKDSASAATKHLHILEGMRKEFVYARSLASAQAQYLRAHDEIKMAVSRLHLRENEDDKSLDALGENELYAASSNFSQEKFMSLALLSQIKGKLRYLKGLVQSKQKLPSESPDNSSCTQDTNSMSNSTEEKGELIPKTYEESCPICQEKLGHKRMVFQCGHVTCCKCLVAMTEKRLKHSKTHTWVMCPTCRQHTDYRNIAYAVDAQKESPNSSMLHTIDNCEKHEASITVEGSYGTKIEAVTRRILWIKATNHNSKVLVFSSWNDVLDVLEHAFATNNITFVRMKGGRKAHTAISQFRGIQNGTKGCEGEEPISIQVLLLLIQHGANGLNLLEAQHVVLVEPLLNPAAEAQAISRVHRIGQKQKTLIHRFLVKDTVEESIYKLNRSRSNHLFISGNTKNQDQPVLTLKDVESLLARAPITAPEIDENPNNTNTNLRDLPPSLAAAIAAERRYNEHRT; from the exons ATGGGTAGGCGAAAAAGTAAACCTCATCGATCAGGTGGGATAATAGTAGAAACAAATGCTAGTGCTGAAACAGAATTAGAAGTTggaggaaaagaaaataatgattttGGTGATATTTATAAACCTTATTTTGTTGAGGTTGACCGGTCTGGTTGGTTGTCCGATGAACACCTTGATATTTCTGAAATTGTTCTTAGGGATTTAAATATAGGAGAAGGCTTTTATGGATTTGAATTGTCTGAGGATTTTTATCAGGATCCCCAATTCTCGTTAAGATTTCGGTTGTGCAATATCGGCAGTGATCTTGGTCGAATCAAACTTGGCCATTGGCCAGTGTTACCTTACACTGATATTCATCTAGAGTTTGTTAAAAGAGCTTCGGTTGACGATACCGAAACATGCACGGTGTTACTATCAGGTATTTTTGATGGACCTGATGAAAGTGTTTCTGGTCTTGTTCATTTGGCGAGTATGAAATTTGTTACATTGAGGGCAGTTCTTGGGATTAAGCTTTCGGACGACATTCCTTCCCTTAGGATGAGGGTTGAGGTACTAAAGAGTGCCTTCGATGCATGCGAGTCACTTATTGAGGGTTCTAGAAAACCATGGAAAAAGAGTATGATGAATGTTATGTCTTGGTTACGACCAGAAATAATGACTTCAGAAGTTAAGTATGGGTTTAGTAGCTATATGGAAATGGAAGTTGATTTGCAGACAGACATGGCAGACGACGGTGGCTATGCAGGGAAATGCTCGAGGTTCGATCCTGCTGGTTTTTATGAAGCCATCAAGCCTTCAAA AACAGAGCCAATGCTTGAAGATGACATACCAGAGTTACTTCCTGAACTGAGGCCATATCAACGGCGTGCAGCTTTGTGGATGGTAAAACGAGAAAAAGCAATGGAAGATCAGGCTGAAATAGAAAGAAATCAGTTTCATTCTCCATTATGTGTGCCAGTGGATTTTCTGGACACAAGGTCTAAAATGTTTTTCAACCCTTTCAG TGGAAATATTTCCTTGTGTCCAGAGACTTCGTCACCTTATGTATTTGGAGGCATTCTTGCTG ATGAGATGGGATTGGGAAAAACTGTAGAATTGCTTGCTCTCATCTTTGCTCACCGGAGATCAGCAGATGAAAGTGACACACTAATTGATTCAGTGCCCCAAGTCAAGGGCGACGAAAAAGTCgttttgaaaagactcagaagAGAGCGTGTGGAGTGCATATGTGGAGCTGTGAGCGAAAGTCTCAAATATGAAGGACTATGGGTTCAGTGTGACATTTGTGATGCTTGGCAACATGGAGATTGTGTTGGTTATTCAACTAAAGGAAAATCACTGAAATCAAAACAAGGATTGGAAAGCAAGACATCTAAAACCACCATAGCTGTGACAAATGGGGAATATGTATGTCAGATGTGCTCTGAACTAATACAAGCTACTGAATCTCCTATTGCTTCTGGTGCCACTCTCATTGTCTGCCCAGCTCCTATTTTACCCCAGTGGCATGACGAAATTATACG TCATACACGCCCAGGAGCCTTGAAAACTTGTATTTATGAAGGTGTGCGTGACACATCTTTCTCCAATTCCTCTCTGATGGATATCGGTGATCTTGCCAGTGCGGACATTGTATTAACTACATATGATGTGCTTAAAGATGATTTGTTCCATGATTCTGATAGACATATAGGCGATCGACACCTTTTGAGATTTCAGAAAAG GTACCCAGTTATCCCAACTCTTCTTACCAGAATATACTGGTGGAGGATTTGTTTGGATGAGGCTCAAATGGTGGAGAGTACTGTTGTTACCGCTGCTACTGAAATGGCTCTAAGACTCCATTGCAAGCATCGTTGGTGCATTACAGGGACCCCGATTCAGCGAAAGTTTGATGACTTATATGGACTTTTAAGGTTCACCAAAACCGGTCCTTTCAATATATACAGATGGTGGAGTGAAGTTATTCGAGATCCTTATGAG AAAGGAGATATGGGAGCTACGGAATTTACACacagagttttcaaacaaatcatgtgGCGTTCTTCTAAACAACATGTTGCAGATGAACTGGAATTGCCCTCCCAAGAGGAGTGCCTCTCTTGGCTTACACTATCACCAGTAGAAGAACACTTTTACAAGAGGCAACATGAAGCTTGTGTTAGAGACTCCCATGAAGTTATTGAAagtttgagaaatgatattctTAATAGAAAAGTCCCAG ATTCTGTCTCTTCGAGTGGTTCCTCCGATCCATTAATCACTCAAGCGGAGGCAGGGAAGCTATTGAATGCTTTGCTAAAGCTTCGTCAGGCTTGTTGTCACCCCCAGGTTGGAAGTTCTGGATTGCGTTCCCTGCAGCAGTCACCTATGACAATGGAGGAAGTACTAACG GTCCTTATAAGCAAGACCAAGATAGAAGGTGAGGAGGCTCTCAGGAGGTTAGTTATTGCTCTGAATGCGCTTGCAGCAATAGTAACAATACAAAACGATTTTTCTCAAGCTGCTTCGCTGTACAATGAATCTCTTACTTTAGTTGAAGAGCATTCTGAAGATTTTCGTCTGGATCCGTTGTTAAATATCCACATTCATCACAATCTTGCCGAAATATTCCCTCTGGCTGAAAATTTTGCTTTGAACTTGCCATCCAAAGGAAAACAATTCTCTGGGACTTCCGCAGTTAATACAACCAAAAAGCATTATATTGTAAAGGTTGATAATGATCAAGTGAAGAGGCATAAAATCAGTAACTGCGGTGACACAAGTTTAACTGGGGCTGCTTCAGATCCATCAAATGTTGCATCTAGTAGTAGTTCAGAAAATGGATTAAATGATAGGGAATCTGATGATTTGTCGGCCAGTTCTGTCAAATATCTGAAAGCACAATGTGAAGATTCAAAACATAAATACTTATCTGTGTTCAGTTCAAAGCTAGTTGCAGCTCAGCAGGAGTTTCAAAGCTCTTACATGCAG GTTTGTAATGCTTATCACGACACCAGTACAAATCAAAATACATTATGGTGGTTAGAAGCACTTCACCACGCTGAGAAAGATAAGGATTTCTCAACTGAGTTGATTAGAAAGATTGAAGAATCCATCTCAGGAAATTCAAACAATTCAAAATCGTCAAGATTAGCTGCTCG TTTTCGGAGCATAAGCTCTCTGACGTATGAAATTCAAACCGGATTGGATCAGTTAGTAGCCTCAAGGAAAGTGGTATTAGATCGTCTGTTAGAAATTGACCAGACCATGGAAAACCCAAAAGATGAAGATATTGAGCGCGTTGGTAAATGTCGAAATTGTCAACCTAATTGTGATGGCCCCCCATGCGTTCTGTGTGAACTAGATGAATTGTTTCAG CACTACGAAGCTAGACTCTTTGTTCTCAAGAACGAACGTGGAGATATAATTTCATCTGCTGAGGAGGCAGtagattttcaaaagaaaagttTTGCTCGGAATCATTTCCTCTCAAACCTATCACAATCTAATCAAAGTTCATCAGTATCTGATATTGATAATGAAGAGTCCAGAAAAAGGAATGTTGGGCAGAAAGTTGTG ACTTCAAGATCGGCATCTATCCTGGAGGTTCTTCTTGGAGTTATAAAGAACTATTGCAAGACTCGGTTTGGAAAGGACAGTGCCTCAGCAGCGACCAAACATTTACATATTCTTGAG GGAATGCGAAAGGAGTTTGTCTATGCAAGATCTTTGGCATCAGCTCAAGCTCAATATCTGCGTGCTCATGATGAAATCAAGATGGCGGTTTCTCGTTTACACCTAAGGGAAAATGAAGATGATAAATCTCTTGATGCTTTAGGtgaaaatgaattatatgcGGCTAGCTCAAACTTTTCCCAGGAGAAGTTTATGTCGTTGGCCTTGTTGTCACAGATAAAAGGAAAGCTACGCTACCTAAAG GGTTTGGTTCAATCTAAGCAAAAACTGCCATCGGAAAGTCCAGATAACTCTTCATGCACTCAAGATACAAATTCCATGTCAAACTCTACGGAAGAGAAGGGTGAACTCATACCTAAAACTTATGAGGAATCATGCCCAATTTGTCAAGAAAAGCTAGGCCATAAGAGAATGGTGTTTCAATGTGGGCATGTTACTTGCTGTAAAT GTTTAGTTGCTATGACTGAGAAAAGACTTAAACATAGCAAGACTCATACTTGGGTGATGTGCCCTACATGTCGACAGCATACTGATTATAGAAACATTGCCTATGCTGTTGATGCACAAAAGGAATCTCCCAATTCGTCAATGCTACATACAATTGACAATTGTGAAAAACACGAAGCATCCATTACTGTTGAAGGCTCATATGGAACCAAG ATTGAAGCAGTCACAAGAAGAATCTTGTGGATAAAGGCTACAAATCATAACTCAAAAGTTCTTGTATTTTCAAGTTGGAATGATGTACTTGATGTATTGGAACATGCCTTTGCCACCAACAACATCACTTTCGTCCGGATGAAGGGAGGCAG GAAAGCACACACTGCCATAAGTCAATTTAGAGGAATACAGAATGGCACAAAAGGATGTGAGGGGGAAGAGCCAATATCTATTCAGGTGTTATTGCTTTTAATCCAACATGGAGCCAATGGCCTCAATCTTTTGGAAGCACAGCATGTGGTTCTTGTAGAGCCATTACTCAATCCAGCTGCTGAAGCACAAGCAATCAGCCGTGTACATCGGATTGGCCAAAAACAGAAGACCCTCATTCACCGTTTTTTA GTAAAAGACACAGTTGAAGAGAGCATATATAAATTGAACAGAAGCAGAAGCAATCATTTATTCATTAGTGGCAACACAAAAAATCAAGATCAACCTGTTTTGACCCTAAAGGATGTGGAATCCTTGTTGGCAAGAGCACCAATAACTGCGCCGGAAATCGATGAAAATCCTAATAATACAAATACAAACCTGAGAGACCTGCCACCATCACTTGCAGCGGCAATAGCGGCCGAGAGAAGATATAATGAGCATAGAACATGA